The Cryomorphaceae bacterium genome has a window encoding:
- a CDS encoding peptidylprolyl isomerase produces MSQVKEQDTVVVHYTGKLNDGEVFDSSEGREPLEFTMGQGQLIPGFESAVMGMAVAETKTFEIPSDEAYGEVREDLRFEVPRNEIPAEIKPEPGMRLNMSTQDGRQMPVTVTNVNEQVVNLDANHPLAGKDL; encoded by the coding sequence ATGTCACAAGTAAAAGAACAAGACACCGTAGTGGTGCATTACACCGGAAAATTAAATGACGGTGAAGTATTCGACAGCTCTGAAGGACGCGAGCCCCTGGAATTTACCATGGGTCAGGGTCAGCTCATTCCCGGCTTTGAGTCGGCTGTAATGGGAATGGCAGTAGCTGAAACCAAAACATTTGAAATCCCCAGTGACGAAGCCTATGGCGAAGTTCGCGAAGACCTGCGCTTTGAAGTTCCCCGCAACGAAATTCCGGCTGAAATTAAGCCCGAACCGGGAATGCGTCTTAATATGAGTACACAGGATGGCCGTCAAATGCCCGTTACTGTTACCAACGTAAACGAGCAGGTAGTAAACCTCGATGCCAATCACCCGCTTGCAGGAAAAGACCT